Sequence from the Malaciobacter pacificus genome:
TTGAAAATTTATATTCAAACTCATTTAATCGATTTGATTTTAGGTGAAATACATAAGTTATAAGTTCTTCATTATCTATTTGAATAAAAGCTTTTATTGGCTTTCTTGAATAAATAAATTCATCATCAAATTCAAATATATCTACAATATCTTTATTAGTTTTTATTGTTTCTATTTTATTTATTGGGAATTTTGAAGCTAAAAAAACAGTACAAGTTTGAAAAATATTTTTTTCACAAATTGCTTCATCTACACTTGCAAAATGTTTGTAACCATTTTTGAGTAGAAGTTCTTTTAGTTCATTTTGAGTGAAAACTTCTTGAAATGCTATGATATCGCTATCAATATTTTTTATCGTTTGCTCAATCCAGTTTAATTTACTTTGCCATTGAGTAGTACTAAATTTCTCTTTTTTTGTATAGTAAGAGTAGGGTGGAGAACAAAATTGATATAGGTTATAAGTTGATATTCTAAGATTCATAATACTATTATATGATTTCAAAATAAAAAGAAGATTTATATATGAAAAAATTTACAAATGAAACAATGTATGAAATAATAAATTTCATGCAAAATGAGTTGTTACACAAAGATAGTGTTCAAATTAAGGTATTAAATCCAAGTGTATCAAAAGATTTATTTAGTGGTGAAATAATTAAACTAGAAGAGGAGTTTATTTATCGATCTTTTAAGGTTTGGAGTGATTTAAGTGAAATACTTTTTTGTAAAATGTATGTAAGTAGTATTGATAAATATTTTATGGATTTACAGTTTGAAAAACTAAATTCAAATGACTCTTTTCATAATCAACAACTAATCAATCCAAATGATAAGTATGGCATAGAATCAATATTTTTTAGAATTAATAAAAATGAAGACCCAACTTTTTTAAATAATTATGTAAATGCACTAAAAAATGTAAAGATTGAAGATAAAAAAGTAGTACTAAATTTAGGTATAAATAAAGCTGATGAATTTGAAGTAATTAAACAAACTCTTGATAATAATTTAGCAGATATTGAATTTCATGGAGTAGATTTCTCTTCTAGTGCTATTGAATTCTCAAAAGAAAGATTTCCTTTTAATAATTTTAATTTTTACAACCATGATATTAATAAGTTAGATGAGTTAGATTTACCAAAAGCAGATCTTTTGATTTCAATTGGTACTTTACAAAGTTCAAGTTTGAATTTTAAACTTTTATTTATGAATTTAATTCAGAACCATCTTAAAGATAAAGGCAGTGTTATTTTAGGATTTCCTAATTGTAGATGGATTGGAAATGAAGTTGTTTTTGGTGCAAAAGCAAAAAACTACACATTCTCTGAACAATCAGTATTGTATAATGATGTGATGTTTTGTAAGAAATATCTTCAACAAAAGAAATATAGGGTAACTTTAACAGGTAAAAACTACTTGTTTTTGACGGCTACATCAATAAAATAACTTGATTATTTTTTGATTAAAGCTTAACTTATGGTACAATATTTTTATACTAATATTAAGGAGTTTATTATGCCAAAAAGACATATAGAAGTTAAAACATTAAAATTAGCCCACTCTACTGATGACACAGTTAGAATTACTCATGTTGAAAAACCTTATGGTGAATATAGCAGTCCTGTAATTAATATTGCAATATATTCTCATGGTAAAGATAAAGTATCTGAAATAGATATTCCTTATGAAAATGTCGAGGATTTCATGAAAGCATTAAATGAGTCGATTGAATTATGTGATTCAATACCTAGAAATACTATTCATGATGAAATCAACTCACCTATTGGTGGTGGGGCATAATTTAAGATGGGTTCCCCATCTTAAAAATAAATTAATGGAGGTTGTTTTGGGTTCAGTTTTAGTTTTTTTATCTTTTCTTGTATCAAGTATTGCTACGCTTGGTAGTCTTTTCTTCTCAGAAATCATGAATTTTGTTCCTTGTTCTATGTGTTGGTACCAAAGAATATTTATGTATCCTTTAGTTTTAATATTTCTAGTGAATCTTTTATATCCAGATAATAAATTATTTAAGTATGCATTTCCTCTTGTTTTAGGAGGTCTTATAATGGCTATTTATCATAATTTACTAATGTTTGGAATTATTACTGATGATTTGACTCCGTGTGTTCAAGGAGTTCCTTGTTCTACTAGATATATAGATTTATTAGGTTTTATTACAATTCCATTTTTATCTTTAGTATCATTTTGTATGTTATTTATATTTTTAATTATTTTGAAAAAAGGAAAGTATTTAGATGAAAAATAAAAGTTTAGTTGCAATTACACTTATTGTTTTAATTGCTTTATTTGTTGGTGGTGGTTATGCATTCAAAAATAAAGAAGAAAAGAAAGTTCAAGAAGTTACAGCTTCAATAGATTATAAAAAAGACCCTTTTATAAGAGAGTATAGCCCATCATTTGGTGACAATGAAAAAGGTATTTATGTTGTAGAATATATAGATCCAGAATGTGAATCTTGTGCATTATTTAATGGTATTATTAAAGATTTTTATAAAGAGTATTATAAAGATATAAAGTTAGTTATTAGATATTTAGCTAATCACAAAAACTCAGAGTATGCTATTCGTATTATTGAAGCTGCTAGAGAGCAAAATAAATACTTAGAAGTATTAGATGTTGTATATTCTAAACAGCCTTTATGGGCACAGCATAATAATGAAAAACCAGAACTTTTAATGGGCTTTTTAGAAGAGGTTGAAGGTTTAGATTTAGTTAAATTACAAAAAGATATGCAAAATCCTGAAATCAAAAAAAGAATTAATTTAGATCTAGTTGATGCTCAAAAACTTCAAGTTAGAGGTACACCAACTATATTTATAAATGGTAAAAGGTTAAGAAGTTTATCTGCTGATGCTTTAGAAAACTTGTATATATCTGAAGCATATAAATAATAAAAGTAGTACAGCATTTTGCTGTACTAAAGTATTAAGAAATATTATTATAATATATTATATAAATATAAGTTACGCATAAAGGAACCCCACAATGTCTTTTTTAGAAAATATTAAATCTTTTTTTGCTCTAGTAAAAGAATCAAACTATGATTTATTAAAAATATACGAGCAAGATACAAATGGCTTTTTAATAGCATTACTTGTTGTTTTATCAATTATTTTGATAATCATATTTTTAATTAGAAGATCAATAAAAATTTCCAGTGCTGTAAAATTAGTTTCTAATATTCAAGATACAAAAGATATTAATGATTATGATACAAAATTAACAAAGTTAGTTACTGAATTACCAAAAAGAGGTATAAAAGTTGCGCAAAGTATTAATGCATCAAAAAATGATATTTTAAAGCAAGAATTAGCTTTATTAAAAAATTTAGATATAAGTGAAAAGATAAATAGATACCAACAAATTGCATCACAATATGCATTGATGGCACAAAACTCTAAAAAATATAAAATTGATGAGTTGACATCTTTTTATGAGGAAAAATCTAAGTCACTTTTAGATATCAATTTATTAAAAGAGATTGAAGAATATTACACAAATGCTTTATTTGATGAAAATGATATAAAACATGTTAATGAAATAGTAAATTATGCAAATACTACTTCAAATCCGAGTATAATTATAAATCCATTACAAAAACAAATTGATAAATTTAGTTATGGTTATAATCTTGATTTATTTAAATTTATAAGAGGTTTAGATAAAAATAAAGCTTCAAATATTTATTCAAACTGTAATGAGAAGTTAAGAAGTCTATTTACAAGTGGCGAGGGATTAATCTCTAAAGAAATACTGGATTATTTATTAGAAAATGATGAAAAACAGAATGTATATGGATATATTTCGAAACTTGAAGTTAAAAATCATTTAAAACTATTATCTAAAACAATGTTTGCAAAGAGAAATGATATAGATTTAGATTTATCTTTTGTTGCAAATAAAACTGATATTGGTGCAGATTATAAATCTCACTTAGATAATAAATTAACTGAAAACTGGAAAGATTTATCTTATATTAAATATATAATTGAATCAGATGGAGTATTGGAAACTATAGGACATATTGACTATAGAAATGTATTAGAAAGAATCGAAAGATTACAAACAGAAGAAGAAAACAATAAAGCTGTTGCAGAAGCTTTAGAAATGGCTAGAAAAGCACATGAAATTGCAAATGAAGCAAAAGCAATAGCAAGAAGTAAATAGTAAGTAATGGAATTTTTATTAATTATATTATTAGTTGTTGGTATAGTTGTTGCATTTTTTATTAAAGCAAAAATTGCAGCAAATAAAAAAAGCCCAGCTATTAAGAAAAGCGAAATAGAAGATTATTATATTGAAAAGATGAAAGAGATAAATCTTAGATATAAAAAAGATGAAGATCTTTTAAAACATGAGAAATTAAAGTTTTTAAAGAGAGTTAATCAAGAACTTTCTATGAATATTTTTTTTGATGAAGATGAAGCGAAAGATCTTTTAAAAAAATTGACAATTATGGAATAAGAATGATAAAAACATTAGTTGGATTATTAAGTATTATGCTTTTATTCACAGCATGTGATAATAAAAGTAGTTTTGATGAAAGTTTAGTTGCTAAAACAGAAGTTGTAGAAGAAAAACCATTTGAGCCAGTTGATTATGCCTTAACAACTGTTGATGCAAAAATTATTGAATTTCAAAGTACACCAGAAGGTTTTAATTTTAATGACTATAAAGGTAAAAAAGCTGTACTAATTGATGTCTTTGCAACATGGTGTCCACCTTGTATTGAAGATATACCAGTTTTTAAAGAATTAAGAGAAAAATATAAAGATGACTTTGAAATAGTATCTGTTTTATTTGAAAAAGATAAACCTCTAGAAGAGGTTTTAGAATTTATAAATAAGTATAATATTCCTTATCCTGTGACAATTGGAGAAGAGAATTTTGTACTAGCAAAAGACTTAGGTGATATTCAAAAAATTCCTGAGAAATTTCTATTTTCTAAAGATGGTGAATTCATAAAAAAATTTGTGGGAAATACATCAAAAGAGAGTTTAGAACAATATATTAAAATTGCTATTGAAAACTAATAGATATTATAAAATATCTATTAGTTTTTTTAAACTATCAATTTTATATTTTGCTGTTGAAAAATCTTGAGTTTGTGTAAATTTATTATGAACTATTACGCAATCTATTTTGGCTTTATTTGCTGATATTAAACCTCTTTGTGAATCTTCAACTACTATTGTTTCTTCTTTTTTTGCTTTAAATAGCTCTAATCCTTTTAAATATGGATCAGGGAATGGTTTAGCTCGTGGGTAATCTTCAACACATAAAACAAACTCCATAAAGTCTGTTATTCCTCTATTATTATGTATAATCTCAAAATCTACTCTTCTTGAAGTTGTAACTATACCCATTTTATAGGTTTGTTTTAATTCATCTAATATTTCATGAACACCACTTATTGCAATATCCTCTTTTTTTAAGTACTCTTGATAATAAACATCCCTTTGATTTCTTGCAATTATTACCTCTTCATATGAAGCATTTGGTGCAGCTACCCAAACTCCATTTCCATCGGTCATAATTTTCATATAATCTTCAAATTGTAAGTTAACATTAAAAAACTCTTTTAGTGCTCTTTTGCTTGCTTCATAATATAATGGTTCTGTTTCAACTAAAACACCATCATTATCAAATAATATATATTTTTTCATAGATGAATTATACAGAAACTAATTTATGCAGACATAAAAAAAGGAAAGCCTAGGCTTCCCTTTTTTAACTTGTATTTTAGTAGTAGGAGAGAGTTAAATTCAAAAATCTTAACATCGTGGTTAAGTTAATTAATTAACTTGTAATACAATTATAAACAATGGTAATTAACATTTATTTAATAAAAAGTTAATAGTTAGTAAACCGCTTTACTTTTCTTTCTTCCATTTTGAAGTTGGAGCTTCATAATTTTTTATTCTTTTTATAATTTCATCAATATCATCACTAACAATTAGCATTTCAA
This genomic interval carries:
- a CDS encoding methyltransferase domain-containing protein, whose protein sequence is MKKFTNETMYEIINFMQNELLHKDSVQIKVLNPSVSKDLFSGEIIKLEEEFIYRSFKVWSDLSEILFCKMYVSSIDKYFMDLQFEKLNSNDSFHNQQLINPNDKYGIESIFFRINKNEDPTFLNNYVNALKNVKIEDKKVVLNLGINKADEFEVIKQTLDNNLADIEFHGVDFSSSAIEFSKERFPFNNFNFYNHDINKLDELDLPKADLLISIGTLQSSSLNFKLLFMNLIQNHLKDKGSVILGFPNCRWIGNEVVFGAKAKNYTFSEQSVLYNDVMFCKKYLQQKKYRVTLTGKNYLFLTATSIK
- a CDS encoding disulfide bond formation protein B; this encodes MGSVLVFLSFLVSSIATLGSLFFSEIMNFVPCSMCWYQRIFMYPLVLIFLVNLLYPDNKLFKYAFPLVLGGLIMAIYHNLLMFGIITDDLTPCVQGVPCSTRYIDLLGFITIPFLSLVSFCMLFIFLIILKKGKYLDEK
- a CDS encoding DsbA family protein produces the protein MKNKSLVAITLIVLIALFVGGGYAFKNKEEKKVQEVTASIDYKKDPFIREYSPSFGDNEKGIYVVEYIDPECESCALFNGIIKDFYKEYYKDIKLVIRYLANHKNSEYAIRIIEAAREQNKYLEVLDVVYSKQPLWAQHNNEKPELLMGFLEEVEGLDLVKLQKDMQNPEIKKRINLDLVDAQKLQVRGTPTIFINGKRLRSLSADALENLYISEAYK
- a CDS encoding TlpA family protein disulfide reductase; this encodes MIKTLVGLLSIMLLFTACDNKSSFDESLVAKTEVVEEKPFEPVDYALTTVDAKIIEFQSTPEGFNFNDYKGKKAVLIDVFATWCPPCIEDIPVFKELREKYKDDFEIVSVLFEKDKPLEEVLEFINKYNIPYPVTIGEENFVLAKDLGDIQKIPEKFLFSKDGEFIKKFVGNTSKESLEQYIKIAIEN
- a CDS encoding HAD family hydrolase, which codes for MKKYILFDNDGVLVETEPLYYEASKRALKEFFNVNLQFEDYMKIMTDGNGVWVAAPNASYEEVIIARNQRDVYYQEYLKKEDIAISGVHEILDELKQTYKMGIVTTSRRVDFEIIHNNRGITDFMEFVLCVEDYPRAKPFPDPYLKGLELFKAKKEETIVVEDSQRGLISANKAKIDCVIVHNKFTQTQDFSTAKYKIDSLKKLIDIL